Proteins co-encoded in one Quercus robur chromosome 8, dhQueRobu3.1, whole genome shotgun sequence genomic window:
- the LOC126696552 gene encoding uncharacterized protein LOC126696552, producing MDRATELFTPAEMREVTSIPSHEMVSRHVHKLVQVLGETMHITTQYLANEEKAVVANSKVDALEAEASGLRKDLIASMDSLNASKEQVRVLTEQLDAERQTVKQKDELLAAAAQKMKVAVAKAVTAFQSIEEYNTILFQWYFKGFELLRRYLVKHGPAVSLNDLDFEAVDKEIEEDEAAQTGASTGVEPPQATQDDDIPPSA from the exons ATGGACCGTGCTACCGAGCTCTTTACTCCTGCTGAGATGAGGGAAGTCACGAGCATTCCTTCACATGAGATGGTGAGCCGCCACGTCCATAAACTCGTGCAG GTGTTGGGGGAGACCATGCACATCACCACTCAGTACCTGGCGAATGAGGAGAAGGCCGTCGTGGCCAACTCGAAGGTAGACGCTTTGGAGGCTGAAGCTTCTGGTTTGCGCAAGGATTTGATCGCGTCTATGGACTCTCTCAATGCATCTAAGGAGCAAGTCCGTGTGCTGACGGAGCAGCTGGATGCCGAGAGACAAACCGTGAAGCAGAAAGACGAACTGCTAGCGGCGGCCGCTCAGAAGATGAaggttgcagtggccaaggccGTCACTGCTTTTCAATCCATTGAGGAATACAACACCATTCTCTTCCAGTGGTACTTTAAAGGGTTCGAGCTGCTGCGAAGGTATCTCGTCAAGCATGGTCCTGCCGTGAGCCTTAACGATTTAGACTTTGAAGCTGTTGATAAGGAGATTGAGGAGGACGAGGCAGCTCAAACAGGAGCGTCCACCGGCGTCGAACCACCTCAGGCCACCCAGGACGATGACATTCCCCCTTCAGCTTAG
- the LOC126696553 gene encoding cysteine-rich repeat secretory protein 38-like: MGVKHNKTYGLALCRGDVSEIDCAACVIEARQVATFARNHIKNFCGQIDNQTVIYAWNTQNVSDPNSFNPKVRYLLTELAHQASESPKMYKAGVLKLDESRNLYGLVQCTGDLSGNDCTKCLEGATKQQPDCCDGKHGGRVIINWELQHEI; this comes from the exons ATGGGTGTCAAACATAACAAAACATACGGGCTTGCTCTTTGTCGTGGTGATGTCTCAGAAATTGATTGTGCTGCCTGTGTTATTGAGGCAAGACAAGTAGCAACATTCGCTA ggaatcacataaaaaatttctgtGGCCAAATTGACAATCAAACTGTGATCTATGCTTGGAACACTCAAAATGTAAGTGATCCCAATTCATTCAATCCAAAGGTGAGATATTTACTTACAGAACTAGCTCATCAAGCTTCAGAGAGCCCAAAGATGTACAAGGCTGGAGTGTTAAAGCTCGACGAATCAAGGAACCTCTATGGTTTGGTTCAATGCACAGGAGACCTTTCTGGAAATGATTGTACTAAGTGTCTTGAAGGTGCAACCAAGCAACAACCAGATTGCTGTGATGGGAAACATGGAGGGAGGGTTATAATTAACTGGGAGTTGCAACATGAGATATGA
- the LOC126697346 gene encoding uclacyanin 1-like yields the protein MAMLRALMSLAISAMLINLAMAANYTVGGPNGGWDTSTNVQTWASSQSFLVGDNLIFQYAPSHDVVEVPKTDYDSCQASNPIQSYSGGTTTIPLSSPGKRYFICGTAGHCSQGMKLQINTLATSAPPTPSPTIQPPTSEVTPLVPTPAPEESDAPSPTQTPAESTPTVLTPSPSDSPTQTPAESTPTVLPPSPSDSSSEDPSLSPSFTPPTESDQSHQTSSTGSSAETPSSSAHKQGSFLFNITMGVIFVMIMLQAY from the exons ATGGCAATGCTGAGAGCATTAATGAGCTTGGCTATTTCAGCCATGCTCATCAACTTAGCTATGGCGGCAAACTACACAGTTGGAGGCCCAAACGGTGGGTGGGACACATCGACTAATGTCCAAACATGGGCATCATCTCAATCATTTTTAGTTGGAGATAATTTGA TTTTCCAGTATGCACCAAGCCATGATGTGGTGGAGGTTCCCAAGACAGACTATGACTCCTGCCAAGCAAGTAACCCAATTCAGTCTTACAGTGGTGGCACCACAACCATCCCACTCTCTTCACCAGGCAAGAGATACTTCATCTGTGGAACAGCAGGACATTGCAGCCAAGGAATGAAGCTTCAAATAAACACTCTTGCAACTTCAGCTCCACCAACCCCATCTCCTACAATCCAACCACCAACTTCAGAAGTGACTCCTTTAGTTCCTACTCCAGCTCCAGAAGAAAGTGATGCTCCCTCACCAACACAAACTCCTGCAGAATCCACTCCCACAGTGCTGACTCCTTCGCCATCTGACTCACCAACACAAACGCCTGCGGAATCCACTCCCACAGTGCTGCCTCCTTCACCATCTGACTCGTCTTCGGAGGATCCTTCATTATCACCCTCTTTTACTCCTCCAACTGAATCTGATCAATCCCATCAAACTTCTTCAACTGGATCTTCAGCTGAAACACCTTCCTCATCAGCTCACAAACAAGgcagttttctttttaatatcaCAATGGGGGTCATCTTTGTAATGATTATGCTTCAGGCATACTAA